A single genomic interval of Ischnura elegans chromosome 3, ioIscEleg1.1, whole genome shotgun sequence harbors:
- the LOC124156484 gene encoding phenoloxidase 1-like yields the protein MAAQTTSQQQQVLYLLSRPQEPFFVPKGDKGAVFDVPNNNFLAERFQSVAGELGTRFGEDTNVRVPVTNITFPDLSFPMQLGRRDNFSLFIPRHREMASRLIDIFMGMRTYEDFLAVSVYARDRINANMFVYALSVAILHRPDTRGVELPPLYEMFPDKYVDGGLFARAREEASVVPEGQRMPLEIPKDYTASDLEPEHRVAYFREDLGINLHHWHWHLVYPFQAARNIVDKDRRGELFYFMHQQIIARYNFERLCNRLGRVRRLLNLREPIEEGYFPKLDSVVASRTWAPRPAGANLSDVNREVDQLVFDLADIERWRDRIIEAIHLGRVINEKGQNVELTEMGGIDILGNMIEASPVLSINRNLYGDMHNFGHVAIAVSHDPDNRHLETFSVMGDPATAMRDPVFYRWHAFVDDLFQMHKRTLPTYTANQLDYQGIRITNVEIITKGRAKNELNTFWQQNDIDLSRGMDFAPRGSVYARLTQLAHKRFTYRITVENSSSQQRMGTVRIFLAPKFDERGLPMLFRDQRLLFIEMDKFQVNLKNNPKSNTIQRESNKSSITIPFERTFRDLESRPTGQADLASFNFCGCGWPEHMLVPKGTPEGFPCQLFVMISNFNDDRVEGSSASGACAEANSFCGIRDKKYPDRRSMGFPFDRMPRTGVDTLQQFLTPNMAVTDVRIVFDNRTEAPGAVPNTVG from the exons ATGGCCGCCCAGACCACCAGTCAGCAGCAGCAAGTGCTCTACCTGCTCAGTCGTCCTCAGGAGCCCTTCTTCGTGCCCAAGGGCGACAAAGGCGCCGTCTTCGATGTGCCCAACAACAACTTCTTG GCGGAGCGTTTCCAGTCGGTGGCCGGTGAGCTGGGCACCCGCTTCGGCGAGGACACCAACGTGCGTGTTCCGGTGACCAACATCACCTTCCCCGACCTCTCCTTCCCCATGCAGCTCGGCAGGAGGGACAACTTCTCCCTCTTCATCCCACGACACCGAGAGATGGCCTCCAGACTCATCGACATCTTCATGG GCATGCGCACCTACGAGGACTTCCTCGCCGTGTCCGTTTACGCGCGCGACAGGATCAACGCCAACATGTTCGTGTACGCGCTGTCCGTGGCCATTCTTCATCGTCCCGACACCAGGGGAGTGGAACTGCCACCCCTTTACGAGATGTTCCCTGACAAGTACGTGGACGGAGGTCTGTTCGCTAGGGCCCGAGAGGAAGCCAGCGTGGTCCCCGAGGGACAGAGG ATGCCCCTGGAAATCCCAAAGGACTACACGGCGAGCGACCTGGAGCCTGAGCACCGCGTCGCCTACTTCCGCGAAGATCTGGGTATCAACCTCCACCATTGGCACTGGCACCTCGTCTACCCGTTCCAGGCGGCCAGGAACATTGTCGACAAGGACAGGAGAGGAGAGCTGTTCTACTTCATGCACCAGCAGATTATTGCCAG GTACAACTTCGAGAGGCTGTGCAACCGCCTTGGGCGAGTCCGGCGCCTGCTCAACCTACGAGAGCCCATCGAGGAAGGATACTTCCCCAAGTTGGACAGCGTGGTCGCCAGCCGCACTTGGGCACCCCGCCCCGCCGGAGCTAATCTCTCT GACGTTAACCGAGAGGTTGACCAACTTGTTTTCGACCTTGCTGACATCGAGCGGTGGAGGGACCGCATCATTGAAGCTATCCATTTGGGACGTGTGATCAAC GAGAAAGGTCAAAATGTGGAGCTCACTGAAATGGGAGGCATTGATATCCTAGGAAACATGATTGAAGCCAGCCCTGTGTTGTCCATCAACAGAAACCTTTACGGAGACATGCACAACTTTGGTCACGTTGCAATTGCAGTTTCACATGACCCTGATAACCGCCATTTG GAAACATTCAGCGTCATGGGAGATCCTGCTACAGCCATGAGGGACCCAGTCTTCTACCGCTGGCACGCCTTTGTCGATGATCTCTTCCAAATGCACAAGAGAACTCTTCCGACATACACCGCTAATCAG CTCGACTACCAGGGAATCAGGATAACGAACGTGGAGATCATCACCAAGGGCCGTGCCAAAAATGAGCTCAACACCTTCTGGCAACAGAATGACATTGACTTGTCACGTGGAATGGACTTCGCTCCCCGTGGATCAGTCTACGCACGACTCACACAATTGGCGCACAAAAGATTTACTTATAGGATCACG GTCGAGAACAGCTCCAGCCAACAGCGCATGGGCACTGTGAGAATCTTCTTGGCTCCCAAATTCGACGAAAGGGGTCTTCCCATGCTTTTCAGAGACCAGAGGCTGCTCTTCATCGAAATGGACAAATTCCAAGTGAATT TGAAGAACAACCCCAAGTCAAACACCATCCAACGCGAATCCAACAAATCCTCCATCACCATTCCGTTTGAGAGGACGTTCCGTGACCTGGAGTCCAGACCCACCGGCCAGGCTGACCTCGCTTCATTCAACTTCTGCGGCTGTGGATGGCCGGAGCACATGCTGGTGCCCAAAGGCACACCCGAAGGATTCCCCTGCCAACTCTTTGTCATGATTTCCAACTTCAATGATGACAGG GTGGAGGGCTCGAGCGCGAGCGGCGCATGCGCAGAGGCCAACAGCTTCTGCGGCATCCGAGACAAGAAGTACCCCGACCGTCGCTCGATGGGATTCCCATTCGACCGCATGCCGCGCACCGGGGTTGACACCCTCCAGCAGTTCCTCACGCCCAACATGGCCGTCACAGACGTGCGCATTGTGTTCGACAACCGCACCGAGGCACCAGGGGCCGTCCCAAACACTGTGGGTTAA